A genomic stretch from Hemicordylus capensis ecotype Gifberg chromosome 1, rHemCap1.1.pri, whole genome shotgun sequence includes:
- the LOC128340610 gene encoding uncharacterized protein LOC128340610 isoform X3 encodes MGPKKAPVKKAPVKKGGKAPAKKGGKPTRPPKRPNAPAESSDDEGDLELGAIRAFIAQLQALERQRTTLEGDEAGGGPSGVPPHAKKSNRAEKKAKLMQGFADRLAALEAAGTAHEEPAGITTQPADSGPGDGRDDNDAALPEAGTWSCQGARAGPQSAGPRAAGQRARVLILGHSFIFWARKWAQSADPGTQLGLGRWATVEWLGRRGLRRAQFLPMLHEFLEGNPVPDVLLLHFGGNDLVEQSGISLSRQIAQDLVVAFSWCPGLVVIWSDITQRRVWKGAVKQNKDCN; translated from the exons ATGGGCCCTAAGAAAGCCCCAGTTAAGAAAGCCCCAGTTAAAAAGGGTGGGAAGGCTCCAGCCAAGAAGGGTGGCAAGCCAACGCGGCCACCTAAGAGGCCAAACGCACCCGCCGAATCCTCCGACGATGAGGGCGATTTGGAACTGGGCGCCATCAGGGCGTTTATAGCACAGCTGCAGGCCCTTGAGAGGCAGCGCACCACTCTAGAGGGCGACGAGGCAGGCGGGGGGCCTTCGGGGGTGCCCCCACATGCAAAAAAGTCAAACAGGGCggaaaagaaggcaaaactaATGCAGGGCTTTGCTGACCGACTAGCAGCTTTGGAGGCGGCGGGAACTGCCCACGAGGAACCAGCGGGGATCACGACACAACCGGCGGACTCAGGGCCGGGAGACGGCAGGGACGACAATG ATGCAGCGCTTCCGGAAGCTGGCACCTGGAGCTGCCAAGGAGCCCGAGCAG GGCCTCAGTCGGCTGGGCCGAGGGCGGCTGGGCAACGCGCAAGAGTCCTCATACTGGGccattccttcattttctgggcacgcAAGTGGGCGCAGAGCGCCGACCCTGGAACCCAGCTTGGTTTGGGgcgttgggccactgtggagtgGCTTGGCCGGCGGGGCTTGCGGAGGGCCCAGTTCCTGCCGATGCTGCACGAGTTCCTGGAAGGGAATCCTGTCccggatgtcctgctgctgcattttggaggcaACGACCTGGTGGAGCAGTCTGGCATTTCGCTCTCAAGACAgattgcccaggacctggtggtcGCCTTCTCCTGGTGCCCGGGGCTGGTGGTCATCTGGTCTGACATCACTCAGCGGCGAGTCTGGAAGGGGGCAGTGAAGCAGAACAAG GATTGCAACTGA
- the LOC128340610 gene encoding uncharacterized protein LOC128340610 isoform X2, with amino-acid sequence MGPKKAPVKKAPVKKGGKAPAKKGGKPTRPPKRPNAPAESSDDEGDLELGAIRAFIAQLQALERQRTTLEGDEAGGGPSGVPPHAKKSNRAEKKAKLMQGFADRLAALEAAGTAHEEPAGITTQPADSGPGDGRDDNDAALPEAGTWSCQGARAGPQSAGPRAAGQRARVLILGHSFIFWARKWAQSADPGTQLGLGRWATVEWLGRRGLRRAQFLPMLHEFLEGNPVPDVLLLHFGGNDLVEQSGISLSRQIAQDLVVAFSWCPGLVVIWSDITQRRVWKGAVKQNKVDRARCGVNAAMARFIASKGGGCIPHNDIAFSLPQLFRGDGVHLSPLGMRYFLDDLRLGLATVLLGLWGGGASS; translated from the exons ATGGGCCCTAAGAAAGCCCCAGTTAAGAAAGCCCCAGTTAAAAAGGGTGGGAAGGCTCCAGCCAAGAAGGGTGGCAAGCCAACGCGGCCACCTAAGAGGCCAAACGCACCCGCCGAATCCTCCGACGATGAGGGCGATTTGGAACTGGGCGCCATCAGGGCGTTTATAGCACAGCTGCAGGCCCTTGAGAGGCAGCGCACCACTCTAGAGGGCGACGAGGCAGGCGGGGGGCCTTCGGGGGTGCCCCCACATGCAAAAAAGTCAAACAGGGCggaaaagaaggcaaaactaATGCAGGGCTTTGCTGACCGACTAGCAGCTTTGGAGGCGGCGGGAACTGCCCACGAGGAACCAGCGGGGATCACGACACAACCGGCGGACTCAGGGCCGGGAGACGGCAGGGACGACAATG ATGCAGCGCTTCCGGAAGCTGGCACCTGGAGCTGCCAAGGAGCCCGAGCAG GGCCTCAGTCGGCTGGGCCGAGGGCGGCTGGGCAACGCGCAAGAGTCCTCATACTGGGccattccttcattttctgggcacgcAAGTGGGCGCAGAGCGCCGACCCTGGAACCCAGCTTGGTTTGGGgcgttgggccactgtggagtgGCTTGGCCGGCGGGGCTTGCGGAGGGCCCAGTTCCTGCCGATGCTGCACGAGTTCCTGGAAGGGAATCCTGTCccggatgtcctgctgctgcattttggaggcaACGACCTGGTGGAGCAGTCTGGCATTTCGCTCTCAAGACAgattgcccaggacctggtggtcGCCTTCTCCTGGTGCCCGGGGCTGGTGGTCATCTGGTCTGACATCACTCAGCGGCGAGTCTGGAAGGGGGCAGTGAAGCAGAACAAGGTAGATAGGGCTAGGTGCGGGGTGAACGCGGCCATGGCGCGCTTCATCGCCTCAAAGGGGGGCGGGTGCATCCCACACAACGACATCGCGTTCTCGCTCCCCCAGTTATTCAGGGGTGATGGGGTGCACTTGTCCCCCCTTGGTATGAGGTATTTCTTAGACGATCTGCGGCTGGGGTTGGCAACAGTGCTGTTAGGCCTGTGGGGTGGCGGGGCGTCAAGCTAG
- the LOC128340610 gene encoding uncharacterized protein LOC128340610 isoform X1 gives MGPKKAPVKKAPVKKGGKAPAKKGGKPTRPPKRPNAPAESSDDEGDLELGAIRAFIAQLQALERQRTTLEGDEAGGGPSGVPPHAKKSNRAEKKAKLMQGFADRLAALEAAGTAHEEPAGITTQPADSGPGDGRDDNDAALPEAGTWSCQGARAGARMVVEPWDVEAFRAIQASIAPRTRVAYDKRIRAFLQFRAQVGLVHVWPVPPEQLMQYLVHLRAQGLAVSTMAGHLAALAFFGKARGLPNHSGDFRVRRMLEGWARETPVQPDRRRPVTPEALQLALRQLAGVCASPYEEVLFRAAALVAFFGAFRVGEMFPRSRHGPTSRVLQFSDLTVGASRVVLHLRFSKTDQRGKGQSVALHAAGDPGLCPVRALEDYTEARGSAMGCLFIHTNGRHVTQFQFWAVMRRAFVAAGVPTQDLAPHSFRIGAASMAARMGYSGPEIRRLGRWRSAAYRRYVQ, from the exons ATGGGCCCTAAGAAAGCCCCAGTTAAGAAAGCCCCAGTTAAAAAGGGTGGGAAGGCTCCAGCCAAGAAGGGTGGCAAGCCAACGCGGCCACCTAAGAGGCCAAACGCACCCGCCGAATCCTCCGACGATGAGGGCGATTTGGAACTGGGCGCCATCAGGGCGTTTATAGCACAGCTGCAGGCCCTTGAGAGGCAGCGCACCACTCTAGAGGGCGACGAGGCAGGCGGGGGGCCTTCGGGGGTGCCCCCACATGCAAAAAAGTCAAACAGGGCggaaaagaaggcaaaactaATGCAGGGCTTTGCTGACCGACTAGCAGCTTTGGAGGCGGCGGGAACTGCCCACGAGGAACCAGCGGGGATCACGACACAACCGGCGGACTCAGGGCCGGGAGACGGCAGGGACGACAATG ATGCAGCGCTTCCGGAAGCTGGCACCTGGAGCTGCCAAGGAGCCCGAGCAGGTGCCCGAATGGTTGTGGAACCTTGGGATGTAGAGGCGTTTAGGGCCATCCAAGCCTCCATAGCGCCCAGGACACGGGTTGCCTACGACAAAAGGATCAGGGCCTTTCTGCAGTTTAGAGCTCAGGTAGGATTGGTCCATGTGTGGCCTGTGCCGCCGGAACAGCTGATGCAGTACCTGGTGCACCTCCGTGCCCAGGGGCTGGCGGTGAGCACCATGGCCGGCCATTTGGCTGCGCTggctttctttgggaaagcaaggGGCCTCCCCAACCATTCTGGGGACTTCAGGGTCCggcgcatgctggagggctgggcgagGGAGACGCCCGTGCAACCTGACCGACGTAGGCCGGTCACCCCAGAGGCGTTGCAGCTGGCACTGCGGCAACTTGCCGGGGTTTGTGCGTCTCCTTATGAGGAGGTCCTGTTCAGGGCGGCAGCCTTGGTTGCTTTCTTCGGGGCCTTTAGGGTTGGAGAGATGTTCCCCAGGAGCAGGCACGGCCCCACGAGTAGGGTACTTCAATTCAGTGACCTCACCGTGGGTGCTTCCCGGGTGGTACTGCACCTtaggttttcaaaaacagatcagagaggcaaggggcagAGTGTTGCACTGCATGCCGCTGGCGACCCGGGCTTGTGCCCAGTCCGTGCACTGGAGGACTACACGGAGGCCAGGGGTTCAGCTATGGGGTGCCTCTTTATCCACACTAATGGGCGCCACGTGACCCAATTCCAGTTTTGGGCGGTGATGAGGAGAGCCTttgtggcggcgggggtgccTACCCAGGATCTGGCCCCCCACTCCTTTCGGATTGGGGCGGCTTCCATGGCTGCTCGGATGGGTTATTCGGGCCCGGAAATCCGGCGGCTAGGCAGGTGGCGGTCAGCGGCTTACCGCCGATACGTGCAGTAG